One stretch of Tepiditoga spiralis DNA includes these proteins:
- a CDS encoding bifunctional 3,4-dihydroxy-2-butanone-4-phosphate synthase/GTP cyclohydrolase II encodes MSMDINSIKKNFENNKPIIILDKSREVEGDLIFPSEIINSEVINFMISKGKGLLCTVADEKLLIERGFFKLPSNNLDKHNTNYFIPIDYKLSNTGISSFERAKTIEMLAQNNNINLFSYPGHVQLLGGIGINNRKGHTEASLELVEFIGYKRFSTIIEILDENGDSHNFEYINQLSKEYDIPIIDIEDIYIESMKRKQFVFKVSEAKLPTELGVFKIVGFKNLLDNKEHFLIYSGDIFDGDPVKVRVHSECVTGDVLKSKKCDCGSQLYNAMNEIKQRGILIYLRQEGRNIGITNKIKAYALQDDGVDTYDANEIIGLPPDGRDYAIAAQMLKAMNINDIILLSNNEDKKNQLMKYGINVKKMEKLFGKLTVENKFYLKTKMERFNHKLNEFLK; translated from the coding sequence ATGAGTATGGATATTAATAGTATAAAGAAGAATTTTGAAAATAATAAACCAATAATTATTTTGGATAAGAGTAGAGAAGTAGAAGGAGATTTAATTTTTCCATCTGAAATAATAAATTCAGAAGTAATTAATTTTATGATATCAAAAGGTAAAGGCCTTTTGTGTACAGTTGCAGATGAAAAGCTCTTAATTGAAAGAGGTTTTTTTAAACTTCCTTCAAACAATTTAGATAAACACAATACAAATTATTTTATTCCAATAGACTATAAGTTGAGTAATACAGGTATTTCTTCTTTTGAAAGAGCAAAAACAATAGAAATGCTGGCACAAAATAATAATATTAATTTATTTTCTTATCCAGGACATGTTCAACTTTTAGGTGGAATTGGCATAAATAATAGAAAAGGACATACAGAGGCATCATTAGAATTAGTTGAATTTATAGGATACAAAAGATTTTCAACAATAATAGAAATTTTAGATGAAAATGGAGATTCACATAACTTTGAATATATAAATCAACTTTCAAAAGAATATGATATACCAATAATAGATATAGAAGATATTTATATTGAAAGTATGAAAAGAAAACAATTTGTATTTAAAGTTTCAGAAGCAAAATTACCAACTGAACTTGGAGTATTTAAGATAGTAGGATTTAAAAATTTGTTAGATAATAAAGAACATTTTTTGATATATTCTGGAGATATCTTTGATGGAGATCCTGTAAAAGTTAGAGTACATTCGGAATGTGTTACAGGAGATGTTTTAAAATCAAAAAAATGTGATTGTGGTTCACAACTTTATAATGCAATGAATGAAATAAAACAAAGAGGTATTTTGATTTATTTGCGTCAAGAAGGAAGAAATATAGGAATAACAAACAAAATAAAAGCCTATGCACTTCAAGATGATGGAGTGGATACTTATGATGCAAATGAAATAATAGGGCTTCCACCAGATGGAAGAGATTATGCAATTGCTGCTCAAATGTTAAAAGCAATGAATATAAATGATATTATTCTTTTATCTAATAATGAAGATAAAAAAAATCAATTAATGAAGTATGGAATAAATGTTAAAAAAATGGAAAAACTTTTTGGAAAGCTAACAGTTGAAAACAAATTTTATTTAAAAACGAAAATGGAAAGATTCAATCATAAATTAAATGAATTTTTAAAGTGA
- a CDS encoding riboflavin synthase has protein sequence MFTGIVEYVEEMFIKGRNVYIKNPYSDIVLGESIALNGVCLTVEKIENNYLIFGIGEETLNRTNLKVSKKVNIERALKVGSRLGGHFVLGHVDGTVKFIDKQLQRGSYLFQFSNVKENWAIVEKGSITLNGISLTVAKKSLDTFFVQIIPHTIENTNLKYLLKNEKVNYEIDVFARYIKGGKNEYGY, from the coding sequence ATGTTTACTGGAATAGTTGAATATGTAGAAGAAATGTTTATTAAAGGAAGAAATGTGTATATAAAAAATCCTTATAGTGATATTGTATTAGGAGAAAGCATAGCATTAAACGGAGTTTGCTTAACTGTAGAAAAGATAGAGAACAATTATTTAATTTTTGGTATTGGAGAAGAAACATTAAATAGAACAAACTTAAAAGTATCAAAAAAAGTAAACATTGAGCGTGCTTTAAAAGTAGGAAGTAGACTTGGCGGACATTTTGTTTTGGGACACGTTGATGGTACTGTAAAATTTATAGATAAACAATTACAGAGAGGATCATATTTGTTTCAATTTTCAAATGTAAAAGAAAATTGGGCAATTGTAGAAAAAGGGTCAATAACTTTAAATGGCATTAGTTTAACTGTTGCAAAAAAATCTTTAGATACATTTTTTGTTCAAATAATACCACATACAATAGAAAATACAAATTTAAAGTACTTATTAAAAAATGAAAAAGTAAATTATGAAATAGATGTGTTTGCAAGATATATAAAGGGAGGAAAGAATGAGTATGGATATTAA
- the ribD gene encoding bifunctional diaminohydroxyphosphoribosylaminopyrimidine deaminase/5-amino-6-(5-phosphoribosylamino)uracil reductase RibD → MNYMDLAINESLKGIGKVNPNPLVGAVIVKNNKILSTGYHEFFGGRHAEVVAIDNAKEKGYSIKNSEMYVTLEPCSHYGKTPPCADRIIKEGIKKVYVGLKDPNPLVGGKGIKKLKDAGIYVEVGLMKEKIKGINRVFLTYIVQKRPYVHLKLALTLDGFIANKDGNSKWISNESSRKIVHEMRNFYSSILVGAGTILKDNPSLNVRLTKKIRNPLKIILDKHGLTANKNLNIYNEGENIIFTSSNEKWNFKNTEIIYTDKLNIKDILKELYNRHIDSVLVEGGSKVASEFIEYADRISLFYSSKIFGRGISPFENLKNEKNLKTLSIKNIDNNILWELENVYWNS, encoded by the coding sequence ATGAATTATATGGATTTAGCTATAAATGAGTCTTTAAAGGGTATTGGAAAAGTTAATCCAAATCCATTGGTAGGAGCAGTAATAGTTAAAAATAATAAAATTTTATCAACTGGATATCATGAATTTTTTGGAGGTAGACATGCAGAAGTAGTTGCAATAGACAATGCAAAGGAAAAAGGTTATTCAATAAAAAATTCAGAAATGTATGTAACACTTGAACCGTGTTCTCATTATGGAAAAACACCACCTTGTGCAGATAGAATAATAAAAGAGGGTATAAAAAAAGTTTATGTAGGATTAAAAGATCCAAATCCATTAGTTGGTGGAAAAGGTATTAAAAAATTAAAAGATGCTGGAATTTATGTTGAAGTTGGTTTAATGAAAGAAAAAATAAAGGGAATTAATAGAGTGTTTTTGACTTATATAGTACAAAAAAGGCCTTATGTTCATTTGAAATTAGCTCTCACTTTAGATGGATTTATAGCAAATAAAGATGGAAATTCAAAATGGATTTCAAATGAAAGCTCAAGAAAAATAGTTCATGAAATGAGAAATTTTTATTCTTCAATACTTGTTGGAGCTGGAACTATATTAAAAGATAATCCAAGTTTGAATGTTAGATTAACTAAAAAAATTAGAAATCCTTTAAAAATAATTTTAGATAAACATGGACTTACAGCAAACAAAAATTTGAATATTTACAATGAAGGTGAAAATATAATATTTACGTCTTCAAATGAAAAATGGAACTTTAAAAATACAGAAATTATTTATACTGATAAGTTGAATATAAAAGATATATTAAAGGAACTTTATAATAGACATATTGATTCTGTTTTGGTTGAAGGCGGTTCAAAAGTTGCTTCAGAATTTATAGAATATGCAGATAGAATTTCTTTATTTTATAGTTCAAAAATTTTTGGAAGAGGAATATCACCATTTGAAAATTTAAAAAATGAAAAAAACTTAAAAACGTTGAGTATAAAAAATATTGATAATAACATTTTATGGGAGTTGGAAAATGTTTACTGGAATAGTTGA